The following proteins are encoded in a genomic region of Nicotiana sylvestris chromosome 4, ASM39365v2, whole genome shotgun sequence:
- the LOC138889243 gene encoding uncharacterized protein, with translation MTSEALWRLDRFTKLFTTTYGGTSSEDPQDYLDTYHEVLRNMGIVETNVVDFAAFRLSGSAKRWWNDFVLTRQAGSPALTWEQFSQLFLEKFLPITQREDYRRRFERLQQGSMTITQYETRFIDLVGHALIILPTERERVRRFIEGLAQPIRLQMPKEIGSEISFQDVANVTRRVEIVLAQGSGQGSDKRPRHSGGFSGASSRGRGYFGRGCYVLRFLTLKVSSSVN, from the coding sequence aTGACTTCTGAGGCCttatggaggttggataggtttaccaagcttttcaccactacttatggcggtacatcttcagaggatccccaggactatctcGACACTTATCACGAGGTATTacgaaacatggggatagtggagaccaatgtggTCGATTTTGCTGCCTTTCGTCTGTCAGGTtctgccaagagatggtggaatgattttgtgTTGACTAGACAAGCTGGGTCTCCTGCCTTGACTTGGGAACAGTTCTCTCaactatttctcgagaagttccttcctatcactCAAAGAGAGGACTACCGTAGACGGTTCGAGCgtcttcagcagggttctatgactatcacccagtatgagactaggttCATTGATTTGGTTGgtcatgctcttattatacttcctaccgagagagagagggtgaggaggtttattgagggacttgctcagcctatcagattgcagatgcctaaggagatagggagcgagatttctttccaggatgtaGCCAATGTGACCAGACGAGTTGAGATAgttttagctcaggggagtggtcaggggtctgacaagaggcctcgacATTCTGGTggatttagtggtgcctcatctagaggcagGGGTTATTTTGGTAGAGGCTGTTATGTCTTGCGTTTTcttacgttaaaagtttcgtcttctgTTAATTGA